The genomic DNA GACGGCTCCAAGCAGCGTCCGGTCATGATCCACCGCGCCCTGTTCGGCTCCATCGAGCGGTTCTTCGCGGTGCTCCTCGAGCACTACGCGGGCGCGTTCCCGGCGTGGCTGGCGCCCGTCCAGGCGGTCGGCATCCCGATCGGCGACGCGCACGTCGAGTACCTGCAGAAGTTTGCCGCCGAGGCGAAGAAGAAGGGCCTGCGGGTCGAGGTCGACTCGTCCTCGGACCGTATGCAGAAGAAGATCCGCAACGCGCAGAAGCAGAAGGTGCCCTTCATGGTCATCGCGGGCGACGAGGACATGACGGCCGGCGCCGTCTCCTTCCGCTACCGCGACGGCTCGCAGGAGAACGGCATCCCGCTCGACGAGGCCATCGCCAAGATCGCGAAGGTCGTCGAGGAGCGGACACAGGTCTGACGCGTACGTCGCACGTGAGGGGGAGGCCCCCGGGGAGCCGTCAGCTCCCCGGGGGCCTCCTCTCGTCCTCCTCCTCGTCGTGGCTGCCGCAGAGGTTCGCCTACGGGGATCGTGCGGGGCCGTGTGCCCTTTCCGGCGCACGTCACCGGGAAAGCAGAGGTCGCGCCCGGCCTCGGGCAGACCGTGCCCCAGGACCTGCACCGCGTACGAGCTCGGACAGAGGAGCGACGCCACCCCCAGCGGGATCTCGGCGCACCGCTCCCAGCGGTCGTAGCGGCTCTGGTCGTCCATCGGCCCAGCTTGGTCCCGGACGATTCTGCCGGAGCCCCGCCGACACGCCGCGAACGGGCGAAGCAATATGCTGCACCTCATGACGAGTGAGCCGGAGCAGCAGATCGGAGTGGGAACGCAGGACGCGTTCCAGCGCCTGTGGACGCCTCATCGGATGGCGTACATCCAGGGCGAGAACAAGCCCACCGGTCCGGGGGCCGACGACGGCTGTCCCTTCTGCTCGATCCCGGCCAAGTCCGACGAGGACGGGCTCATCGTCCGGCGCGGCGAGCAGGTGTACGCGGTGCTCAACCTGTACCCGTACAACGGCGGCCATCTGATGGTCGTGCCCTACCGCCATGTCGCCGACTACACGGACCTCACCGAGTCGGAGACCGCCGAACTCGCCGAGCTGACCAAGCAGGCGATGACCGCGCTGCGTACGGCGTCGGGAGCGCACGGCTTCAACATCGGCATGAACCAGGGCACGGTGGCGGGTGCGGGCATCGCCGCCCACCTCCACCAGCACATCGTGCCGCGCTGGGGCGGCGACACCAACTTCATGCCGGTCGTCGGCCACACCAAGGTGCTGCCGCAGCTCCTCGCGGACACCCGGAAGATGCTGGCGGAG from Streptomyces avermitilis MA-4680 = NBRC 14893 includes the following:
- a CDS encoding HIT family protein, with product MLHLMTSEPEQQIGVGTQDAFQRLWTPHRMAYIQGENKPTGPGADDGCPFCSIPAKSDEDGLIVRRGEQVYAVLNLYPYNGGHLMVVPYRHVADYTDLTESETAELAELTKQAMTALRTASGAHGFNIGMNQGTVAGAGIAAHLHQHIVPRWGGDTNFMPVVGHTKVLPQLLADTRKMLAEAWPTAA